Proteins from one Caulobacter sp. 73W genomic window:
- the arsB gene encoding ACR3 family arsenite efflux transporter: protein MSVFERYLTVWVLLCIVAGVALGWAAPDLFAGIASAEVAKVNLPVAGLIWLMIVPMLLRIDFGALNGVGRHWRGIAVTVGVNWLIKPFSMALLGWLFVGWLFRPLLPADQIESYIAGLVILAAAPCTAMVFVWSNLTKGEPHFTLSQVALNDVVMVFAFAPIVGLLLGLAAITVPWSTLLLSVALYIVAPVIVSQLVRRAMLSKGGQAALDGLLRMLQPVSLAALLATLVLLFAFQGEQIIGQPAVILLLAIPILIQVYLNAGAAYLLNRALGEAYSVAGPSALIGASNFFELAVAAAISLFGLKSGAALATVVGVLVEVPVMLSVVAIVNRTKPWYEAGAAVRRLGLAK, encoded by the coding sequence ATGTCGGTGTTCGAACGCTATCTGACGGTTTGGGTCCTTCTGTGCATCGTGGCCGGGGTCGCCTTGGGCTGGGCCGCGCCCGACCTCTTCGCGGGCATCGCCTCGGCCGAGGTCGCCAAGGTCAACCTGCCTGTGGCCGGCCTGATCTGGCTGATGATCGTGCCGATGCTGCTGCGGATCGACTTCGGCGCCCTGAACGGCGTCGGCCGCCACTGGCGCGGGATCGCCGTCACCGTGGGCGTAAACTGGCTGATCAAGCCATTCTCCATGGCGCTGCTGGGCTGGCTGTTCGTGGGGTGGCTGTTCCGCCCTCTCCTCCCTGCCGATCAGATCGAAAGCTACATCGCAGGTCTGGTCATCCTGGCCGCCGCGCCTTGCACGGCCATGGTCTTCGTCTGGAGTAACCTGACAAAAGGCGAGCCTCATTTCACGCTCAGTCAGGTGGCGCTGAACGACGTGGTCATGGTGTTCGCCTTCGCGCCCATCGTCGGCCTGCTGCTGGGGCTGGCGGCCATCACCGTGCCTTGGAGCACGCTTCTTCTGTCCGTGGCGCTCTACATCGTCGCTCCAGTGATCGTCTCCCAACTCGTCCGCCGCGCCATGCTGTCGAAGGGCGGGCAAGCTGCTCTCGACGGTCTGCTGAGAATGCTTCAGCCGGTGTCGCTGGCGGCGCTGCTCGCGACCCTCGTCCTGCTGTTCGCCTTCCAGGGTGAGCAGATCATCGGCCAGCCGGCGGTGATCCTGCTCCTCGCCATCCCGATCCTGATCCAGGTCTATTTGAACGCGGGGGCGGCATACCTGCTGAACCGCGCCTTGGGCGAAGCCTATTCGGTGGCCGGCCCGTCTGCCCTGATCGGCGCCAGCAACTTCTTCGAACTGGCGGTGGCCGCCGCGATCAGCCTGTTCGGGCTCAAGAGCGGCGCGGCCCTGGCGACCGTCGTCGGTGTGCTGGTGGAGGTGCCGGTGATGCTGTCGGTCGTCGCCATCGTGAACCGGACCAAGCCCTGGTACGAGGCGGGCGCCGCCGTGCGCCGCCTTGGCCTCGCCAAATGA
- a CDS encoding ArsR/SmtB family transcription factor gives MLIRAGPDGLAAGRIADLTGSLPSTLSSNLSSLGGAGLVQSRREGRSIIYSANFGAMGELLAFLVENCCDGAPEICAPISDTLNRVACCQPERV, from the coding sequence TTGCTGATCAGGGCAGGCCCCGATGGTCTGGCCGCTGGCCGGATCGCGGACCTGACCGGCAGCCTGCCAAGCACACTGTCGTCCAACCTTTCGTCGCTGGGCGGCGCGGGTCTGGTCCAGAGCCGGCGCGAAGGCCGCTCGATCATCTATTCGGCCAACTTCGGAGCCATGGGCGAACTGCTCGCCTTCCTCGTGGAGAACTGCTGCGACGGCGCTCCGGAAATTTGCGCGCCGATCAGCGACACCCTGAACCGCGTGGCCTGCTGCCAGCCGGAGCGCGTCTGA
- a CDS encoding amidohydrolase family protein: MAALAVAALLSTSARAAPAPVPAYDLVIRGGSVIDGSGAAAFTGDIGVKGERIVYVGPKAPGVGAKEIDAKGLAVSPGFINMLSWATDSLIADGRGLSDLKQGVTLEVMGEGSSMGPLTQAMKAAEQSRQGDIKYEIWWNSLDEYLVGLTKRGIAPNVASMLGAEQPRVMVLGEGDVDPTPEQLAQMRKIVVQAMEEGALGIGSSLIYAPGTYAETDELVALTTEAGRCGGVYLSHMRSEGDRLVEAVDELIEISRRSGAPAEIWHLKAAGRENWSKLDAVIARVEAARARGQRITANMYNYTAGSTGFDAAMPTWVQAGGREAWIERLKNPQIRARVLKEMRAEKPDFESLYRHAGAEGTLLVGFRSEALKPLTGRTLADIAKERGVSPEDAIIDLIIADGSRVQVVYFLMSEDNVRRQTALPWMSFGSDAAALAPEGVFLKSSTHPRAYGNVARLLGKYVREDKALTLPDAVRKMTSLPAHNLGLRDRGLLKTGYYADVVVFDPATVADKATYEKPQQFAVGVRDVVINGGLALSNGEPTGAATGQVVRGRAWKGWNDGGCKASAADWSW, translated from the coding sequence TTGGCCGCCCTCGCCGTCGCGGCGCTGCTCTCCACCTCCGCCCGCGCCGCGCCCGCCCCCGTTCCCGCCTATGACCTCGTGATCCGGGGCGGCTCGGTGATCGACGGCTCCGGCGCGGCGGCCTTCACCGGCGACATCGGCGTCAAGGGCGAGCGCATCGTCTATGTGGGCCCCAAGGCGCCGGGCGTGGGGGCGAAAGAGATCGACGCCAAGGGCCTCGCCGTCTCCCCCGGCTTCATCAACATGCTCAGCTGGGCCACCGACAGCCTGATCGCCGACGGCCGCGGCCTGTCCGACCTGAAGCAGGGCGTAACGCTGGAAGTGATGGGCGAGGGCTCGTCCATGGGTCCGCTGACCCAGGCCATGAAGGCGGCGGAGCAATCGCGCCAGGGCGACATCAAGTACGAGATCTGGTGGAACAGCCTGGACGAATACCTGGTCGGCCTGACCAAGCGCGGAATCGCCCCCAACGTCGCCTCCATGCTGGGCGCCGAACAGCCCCGCGTCATGGTCCTGGGCGAGGGTGACGTGGACCCCACGCCCGAACAGCTGGCCCAGATGCGCAAGATCGTGGTCCAGGCCATGGAGGAAGGCGCCCTAGGCATCGGCTCGTCCTTGATCTACGCCCCCGGAACCTACGCCGAGACGGACGAGCTGGTCGCCCTGACGACCGAGGCGGGCCGCTGCGGCGGCGTCTACCTGTCCCACATGCGCAGCGAAGGCGACCGCCTGGTCGAGGCCGTGGACGAGCTGATCGAGATCAGCCGCCGTTCCGGCGCCCCGGCCGAGATCTGGCACCTGAAGGCCGCCGGCCGTGAGAACTGGTCCAAGCTGGACGCCGTCATCGCCCGCGTCGAGGCCGCCCGCGCCAGGGGCCAGCGCATCACCGCCAACATGTACAACTACACCGCCGGCTCCACCGGCTTCGACGCCGCCATGCCCACCTGGGTCCAGGCCGGCGGCCGCGAGGCCTGGATCGAGCGCCTGAAGAACCCGCAAATCCGCGCCCGCGTGCTCAAGGAGATGCGCGCCGAGAAGCCGGACTTCGAAAGCCTCTACCGCCACGCCGGGGCCGAAGGGACCCTGCTGGTCGGCTTCCGGTCCGAGGCGCTGAAGCCCCTCACCGGCCGCACCCTGGCCGATATCGCCAAGGAACGCGGCGTCAGCCCGGAGGACGCCATCATCGACCTGATCATCGCCGACGGCAGCCGCGTCCAGGTCGTCTATTTCCTGATGAGCGAGGACAATGTCCGCCGCCAGACCGCCCTGCCATGGATGAGCTTCGGCTCCGACGCCGCCGCCCTGGCGCCCGAGGGGGTGTTCCTGAAGTCCTCCACCCATCCCCGCGCCTACGGCAACGTCGCCCGCTTGCTGGGCAAGTATGTGCGCGAGGACAAGGCGCTCACCCTCCCCGACGCCGTGCGCAAGATGACCAGCCTGCCGGCCCACAATCTGGGCCTGCGCGACCGGGGCCTGCTGAAGACCGGCTACTACGCCGACGTCGTCGTCTTCGACCCGGCGACCGTGGCCGACAAGGCGACCTACGAGAAGCCGCAGCAGTTCGCCGTCGGCGTCCGCGACGTGGTGATCAACGGCGGCCTCGCCCTCTCCAACGGCGAGCCGACCGGCGCCGCGACGGGCCAGGTCGTCCGTGGCCGGGCCTGGAAAGGCTGGAACGACGGCGGCTGCAAGGCGAGCGCGGCCGACTGGAGCTGGTAG
- a CDS encoding DUF1272 domain-containing protein yields the protein MLSLRPNCECCDRDLPPESVEARICTFECTFCADCADNRLGGVCPGCSGELVRRPVRPAAGLARFPASMERVVKKHAACAA from the coding sequence ATGCTCAGTCTGCGCCCCAACTGTGAATGCTGCGACCGTGACCTGCCGCCGGAGAGCGTGGAAGCGCGCATCTGCACGTTCGAGTGCACCTTCTGCGCCGACTGCGCGGACAACCGGCTGGGCGGGGTGTGCCCTGGCTGTTCAGGCGAGCTGGTGCGGCGGCCCGTGCGCCCGGCGGCCGGGCTGGCGCGGTTCCCGGCGTCGATGGAGCGGGTGGTGAAGAAGCACGCGGCGTGCGCGGCCTGA
- a CDS encoding HAD family hydrolase has protein sequence MPITTVGLDADDTLWHNETLFRLTHQRFVGLMSDCADEDMLESRLAEVEKRNLRLYGYGAKGFTLSMIETALELTEGKVSTRVIAEILAAGRDLLAHPMEPLSGVEAAVAALAERYRLVLITKGDLLHQEQKLAASGLGDHFAAVEIVSEKDADTYRRVFTRHGTGPREAAMAGNSVRSDVIPALEAGCYAALIPYPLVWAHEAAEAPTDHPRYAQLETLADMPAWLAQLGD, from the coding sequence ATGCCCATCACCACTGTCGGCTTGGACGCCGACGACACGCTCTGGCACAACGAGACGCTGTTTCGTCTGACGCACCAGCGCTTCGTCGGCCTGATGTCCGACTGCGCCGACGAGGACATGCTCGAATCGCGCCTGGCCGAGGTCGAGAAGCGCAACCTGCGTCTCTATGGCTACGGGGCCAAGGGCTTCACCCTGTCGATGATCGAGACGGCCCTGGAGCTGACCGAGGGCAAGGTCTCCACCCGCGTGATCGCCGAGATCCTGGCCGCCGGCCGCGACCTGCTGGCCCACCCGATGGAGCCCCTGTCGGGGGTCGAGGCCGCCGTCGCCGCCCTGGCCGAGCGCTACCGCCTGGTGCTGATCACCAAGGGCGACCTGCTGCACCAGGAGCAGAAGCTGGCCGCCTCGGGCCTGGGCGACCACTTCGCCGCCGTCGAGATCGTCAGTGAAAAGGACGCCGACACCTATCGACGCGTCTTCACCCGCCACGGCACCGGCCCGCGGGAAGCCGCCATGGCCGGCAACTCCGTCCGCTCCGACGTCATCCCGGCGCTGGAGGCCGGCTGCTACGCCGCGCTGATTCCCTATCCGCTGGTCTGGGCCCACGAAGCCGCCGAGGCTCCGACGGACCATCCCCGCTACGCCCAGCTGGAGACCCTGGCCGACATGCCGGCCTGGCTGGCGCAGCTGGGGGACTAG
- the carA gene encoding glutamine-hydrolyzing carbamoyl-phosphate synthase small subunit has product MSIDLLPGVTGVLVLADGTVLQGIGVGAAGEALGEVCFNTAMSGYQEILTDPSYMSQIVAFTFPHVGNVGTNSEDIEQIGGSSDTSARGAIFRDAPTDPANWRSNSTLAAWMERRGVVGLAGVDTRALTRLIREKGMPHGVIAHSPTGEFDIPALQKKAAEWTGLVGLDLAKDASTRQSFEWTETEWSWPEGYGKVEAPKYEVVVMDFGVKRNILRSLAQVGARVTVVPADTSAEDILARNPDGVLLSNGPGDPAATGAYAVPQIQKLLESGKPVFGICLGHQMLALALGAKTVKMEQGHHGANHPVKDLTTGKVEIVSMNHGFTVERETLPAPVKETHVSLFDGTNAGLELSGKPVFSVQHHPEASPGPTDSLYLFERFAGHMDKAKA; this is encoded by the coding sequence ATGTCGATCGATCTGCTGCCTGGGGTGACGGGGGTTCTGGTTCTGGCGGACGGCACGGTCCTGCAAGGGATCGGCGTCGGCGCGGCTGGCGAGGCCCTCGGCGAGGTGTGCTTCAACACCGCCATGTCGGGCTATCAGGAGATCCTGACCGACCCGTCCTACATGTCGCAGATCGTCGCCTTCACCTTCCCGCACGTGGGCAATGTCGGCACGAACAGCGAAGACATCGAGCAGATCGGCGGCTCGTCGGACACCTCGGCCCGCGGCGCGATCTTCCGCGACGCCCCGACCGATCCGGCCAACTGGCGCTCCAATTCGACCCTGGCGGCCTGGATGGAGCGCCGCGGCGTCGTCGGCCTGGCCGGCGTCGACACCCGCGCCCTGACCCGCCTGATCCGCGAGAAGGGCATGCCGCACGGCGTCATCGCCCACAGCCCGACGGGCGAGTTCGACATTCCGGCCCTGCAGAAGAAGGCCGCCGAATGGACCGGCCTGGTGGGCCTGGACCTGGCCAAGGACGCCTCCACCCGCCAGTCGTTCGAGTGGACCGAGACCGAGTGGTCGTGGCCGGAAGGCTACGGCAAGGTCGAGGCGCCGAAGTACGAGGTGGTGGTCATGGACTTCGGCGTGAAGCGCAACATCCTGCGCTCGCTCGCCCAGGTCGGCGCCCGCGTGACGGTGGTTCCCGCCGACACCTCGGCTGAGGACATCCTGGCCCGCAACCCGGACGGCGTGCTGCTGTCCAACGGTCCGGGCGATCCGGCGGCGACCGGCGCATACGCCGTGCCGCAGATCCAGAAGCTGCTCGAGAGCGGCAAGCCGGTGTTCGGCATCTGCCTTGGCCACCAGATGCTGGCCCTGGCGCTGGGCGCCAAGACGGTGAAGATGGAGCAGGGCCACCACGGGGCCAACCACCCGGTGAAGGACCTGACGACCGGCAAGGTCGAGATCGTGTCGATGAACCACGGCTTCACCGTGGAGCGCGAAACCCTGCCGGCGCCGGTCAAGGAAACCCACGTCTCGCTGTTCGACGGCACCAACGCCGGCCTGGAGCTGTCGGGCAAGCCGGTGTTCTCGGTTCAGCACCATCCAGAAGCCAGCCCGGGACCGACGGACAGCCTCTACCTGTTCGAGCGGTTCGCCGGGCATATGGACAAGGCGAAGGCGTAA
- the dnaG gene encoding DNA primase, translating to MRFDDRFLEEIKSRVRLSDVIGKSVKLKRQGREFVGLSPFSKEKSPSFFVNDDKGFFHDFSSGKHGDLIAFFQETERLTFVEAVERLAAEAGVPMPEPDAQSAQQEEKRKGLSDWMDHAAKWFEAELRRPVGAAARAYLEKRALPESEWKRFGLGFAPSGRTALKDYLIAKGARPADLVDAGLLIAPEDGGAPYDRFRDRIIFPIADARGKIVSFGGRAMDPEARAKYLNGPETSLFHKGRLLYGLPEARKILHAGQAGGGDAALVVVEGYMDVIACQRAGIAGVAPLGTALTEEQMEVLWRLHPEPTLSFDGDKAGQRAASRAIDRALPLLKPGRSFKFSVVEGGKDPDDVLREQGAAALKSQLAQTTPFVEALFTREKDAETLDTPERKAGLKQRLRAAAQTIADKDLAQAYRDDLLARLDTLLGRDAPQARPAWQPRAPYEGGRGGGGWKKGAPPLLPPTPQGLAAAERLANALDPLAAALAKGAIEDPHRLDDHLEDLPSKGFGDPALKGLANELTSLRLEAEALDTEGLTRHLRTRGFAALLTDIDRAAAASGAPFLKQDVTLEAARSQWSHALSVLNRLAALEDAVTSAKGRLGGRSDMEAFERLKTERDNLKRAVRSGSLWSEAI from the coding sequence ATGCGCTTCGACGACCGCTTCCTCGAGGAGATAAAGTCGCGCGTCCGGTTGTCGGACGTGATCGGCAAGTCCGTGAAGCTGAAGCGGCAGGGGCGGGAATTCGTCGGCCTGTCGCCCTTCTCCAAGGAGAAGAGCCCGTCGTTCTTCGTGAACGACGACAAGGGCTTCTTCCATGACTTCAGCTCGGGCAAGCACGGCGACCTGATCGCCTTTTTCCAGGAAACCGAGCGCCTGACCTTCGTGGAGGCGGTCGAGCGCCTGGCCGCCGAGGCGGGCGTGCCCATGCCGGAGCCGGACGCCCAGTCCGCCCAGCAGGAGGAGAAGCGCAAGGGCCTGTCCGACTGGATGGACCATGCGGCCAAGTGGTTCGAGGCCGAGCTGCGCCGCCCGGTCGGCGCGGCGGCGCGGGCCTATCTGGAAAAGCGGGCCCTGCCCGAAAGCGAATGGAAGCGCTTTGGCCTGGGGTTCGCGCCGTCGGGCCGCACGGCGCTGAAGGACTATCTGATCGCCAAGGGCGCCCGGCCGGCCGATCTGGTGGACGCCGGCCTGCTGATCGCGCCGGAAGACGGCGGCGCGCCCTATGACCGCTTCCGCGACCGGATCATCTTTCCCATCGCCGACGCGCGCGGAAAGATCGTCAGCTTCGGCGGCCGGGCCATGGATCCGGAGGCGCGGGCCAAGTACCTGAACGGTCCAGAGACCAGCCTCTTCCACAAGGGGCGGCTGCTGTACGGACTGCCGGAGGCCCGGAAAATCCTGCACGCCGGCCAGGCGGGCGGGGGCGACGCCGCCCTGGTGGTGGTCGAGGGCTATATGGACGTGATCGCCTGCCAGCGGGCCGGGATCGCGGGGGTGGCGCCGCTGGGCACCGCCCTGACCGAGGAGCAGATGGAGGTGCTGTGGCGCCTGCATCCCGAACCCACCCTGTCTTTCGACGGCGACAAGGCCGGCCAGCGGGCCGCCAGCCGGGCCATCGACCGGGCCCTGCCGCTGCTCAAGCCGGGGCGAAGCTTCAAGTTCTCTGTGGTGGAGGGCGGCAAGGACCCTGACGACGTGCTGCGCGAGCAGGGGGCGGCGGCGCTGAAAAGCCAGCTGGCCCAGACCACGCCCTTCGTCGAGGCCCTGTTCACCCGCGAGAAGGACGCCGAGACCCTCGACACGCCGGAACGCAAGGCGGGGCTGAAGCAGCGCCTGCGCGCCGCCGCCCAGACCATCGCCGACAAGGATCTGGCCCAGGCCTATCGCGATGACCTGCTGGCGCGGCTGGACACGCTTCTTGGCCGGGACGCGCCCCAGGCCCGGCCGGCCTGGCAGCCGCGCGCGCCGTACGAGGGCGGGCGCGGCGGCGGAGGCTGGAAAAAGGGCGCGCCGCCGCTGTTGCCGCCCACGCCGCAAGGGCTCGCCGCCGCCGAGCGGCTGGCCAATGCGCTCGATCCGCTGGCCGCCGCCCTGGCCAAGGGAGCCATCGAGGACCCGCACCGGCTGGACGATCACCTGGAGGATTTGCCGAGCAAGGGGTTCGGCGATCCGGCCCTGAAAGGTCTCGCAAACGAACTGACAAGCCTGCGTCTGGAAGCAGAAGCCCTTGACACCGAAGGACTCACACGCCATCTGCGCACACGTGGGTTTGCCGCGCTTTTGACTGACATCGACCGGGCCGCCGCCGCATCGGGCGCGCCCTTCCTGAAACAGGATGTCACGCTCGAGGCCGCCAGGTCCCAGTGGTCGCACGCTCTGTCGGTTCTGAACCGTCTGGCTGCGCTCGAGGACGCCGTCACCTCCGCCAAGGGTCGCCTTGGGGGACGTTCCGACATGGAGGCCTTTGAGCGCTTGAAGACGGAACGAGATAACCTCAAGCGCGCTGTCCGCTCGGGAAGCCTGTGGTCTGAAGCGATCTAG